The DNA segment AAAAGATCTCCGACAGTTATCGACTGTTCCTGAGTTTTCTGTACGGTGAGAAGCCGGTTGTGACCGGGGCCTTTACGGTTCAATCCTTTGAAGTGATGAAAGACTTTCAGGTGGCGATACGCGGGTCGGAAGAGGGACTCAAGGGAAAGCCGCTCACCATTTTCTCCTGCTGCCCGACTTCACCCCTGAAGTGGAGTGATATCACCTCCCAGAATGTGGTTGATTGTGCGCAATACTCCATACCCGTGGAATTGGTAGCCATGCCCCTTTCGGGATTCATTGCGCCCGTAACACTGACCGGCACGCTTGTGCAGCACACGGCTGAGACCCTGAGTGGAATTGTAATCAGTCAGCTCGCCAATCCCGGCACTCCAATTCTATATGGGGGCTCTCCAGCCATCTTTGATATCCGCTATGAGACCACTCCCATGGGGGCTGTGGAAACCATGATGATCGATTGTGCCTATAATGAGATCGGGAAATACCTGGGACTGCCAACCCAGGCCTACATATCGTTGAGCGATGCTAAACAACTTGATACCCAGGCGGGAATAGAGAGCGGCGTAGGTGCAACCCTGGCGGCTTTATCGGGGATCAACAACATTTCAGGACCGGGAATGCTTGACTTCGAGAGCTGCCATAGCCTCGAAAAGCTGATAGTTGATAATGAAATATGTGGCATGACCTTCCGACTGATTGAGGGCATAGAACCCAAAGATGATTTTCCCTCCCTGCCGATCTTTCAGGAGCTGCTCAAGGAGCAGCATCTGCTGATCTCGGATCACAGCCTGCGCTATCGCGATGAGGAATTCCTTTTCCCGGGGCCGGTGATCGATCGTGCCAACCGCGCAAGATGGGAAGAGGAGGGGGCATTAACCCTGAAAGAGCGGGCCCATAGTGTAGTGCAAGCGTTGCTGAAACAATACAAGCCGTCCGGCT comes from the Candidatus Neomarinimicrobiota bacterium genome and includes:
- a CDS encoding trimethylamine methyltransferase family protein produces the protein MPAWQGDLKMRPIIKFLDDSLIERIVSEATHILCTLGIEIHNEGILSLLSDHGAKIDLKRNHVTFTSGIIEKALKTAPDSFKLYNVKGAETHDFSGYNVYFTPGSAALHILDYHTNRIRKPSTQDYVNYVKVTSQLEHIASQSTALIPTDVHEKISDSYRLFLSFLYGEKPVVTGAFTVQSFEVMKDFQVAIRGSEEGLKGKPLTIFSCCPTSPLKWSDITSQNVVDCAQYSIPVELVAMPLSGFIAPVTLTGTLVQHTAETLSGIVISQLANPGTPILYGGSPAIFDIRYETTPMGAVETMMIDCAYNEIGKYLGLPTQAYISLSDAKQLDTQAGIESGVGATLAALSGINNISGPGMLDFESCHSLEKLIVDNEICGMTFRLIEGIEPKDDFPSLPIFQELLKEQHLLISDHSLRYRDEEFLFPGPVIDRANRARWEEEGALTLKERAHSVVQALLKQYKPSGLPAAVKNELIQLMEKEARRYGQDHLPERLP